The Agrococcus carbonis genome has a window encoding:
- a CDS encoding carbon starvation CstA family protein encodes MANVATSKPELPPAAVEETSSKRWTPLKIIIWAAIALLGGVAWTMLALVRGETVNAIWFVFAAVATYLIFYRFYSKYIERKIVRPDDTRATPAEYKANGRDYVATDRRVLFGHHFAAIAGAGPLVGPVLAAQMGYLPGTIWIIVGVVLAGAVQDYLVMFFSMRRGGRSLGQMAKDEFGRVGGAAAIIATLLIMVIITAILALVVVNALGESPWGVFSVAMTIPIALFMGAYLRWIRPGKVLEISIIGFVLLMAAIVGGGMVAETAWGQELFTLDRVTIAWGIVIYGFIAAVLPVWILLTPRDYLSTFMKIGVIVALALAIIVVRPEISVPAFTEFASGDSGPVWPGSLFPFLFVTIACGALSGFHALISSGTTPKMVEKEKQVRLLGYGGMLMESFVAVMALVAAISIDQGIYYAMNSSAANTQGTIEGAAAFVQSLGLTGVSVTPEQLAQTAAAVGEESVVSRTGGAPTLALGLAQIMQQWIGGPGMMAFWYHFAIMFEALFILTAVDAGTRVARFMLQDSLGNVFPKFKDTSWTLGAWICTAIMVAAWGAVLIMGVTDPLGGINTLFPLFGIANQLLAAIALAIVLAIVAKRRTFKQLWVVALPLAFISVVTVTASAFKVFSPVPAVGYWANHFRFRDALAAGETSVGTTEGVAALEAVVRNTFIQGSLSVIFVVLTLIVIGFSVANVIKAFRIDHVVDQEDERHESAMFAPAGFIPTPEERELQKQWDAVPDEHKHVSTGH; translated from the coding sequence ATGGCCAACGTCGCCACATCGAAGCCCGAGCTGCCCCCCGCGGCAGTCGAGGAGACCAGCTCGAAGCGGTGGACACCGCTCAAGATCATCATCTGGGCCGCGATCGCGCTGCTCGGCGGCGTCGCGTGGACGATGCTCGCGCTCGTGCGCGGCGAGACGGTCAACGCGATCTGGTTCGTGTTCGCGGCCGTCGCGACCTACCTCATCTTCTACCGCTTCTACTCGAAGTACATCGAGCGCAAGATCGTCCGCCCGGACGACACCCGCGCGACCCCCGCCGAGTACAAGGCCAACGGCCGCGACTACGTCGCGACCGACCGCCGCGTGCTCTTCGGCCACCACTTCGCCGCCATCGCCGGCGCCGGCCCGCTCGTCGGCCCGGTGCTCGCTGCCCAGATGGGCTACCTGCCCGGCACGATCTGGATCATCGTGGGCGTCGTGCTCGCCGGCGCGGTGCAGGACTACCTCGTCATGTTCTTCTCGATGCGCCGCGGCGGCCGCTCGCTCGGCCAGATGGCGAAGGACGAGTTCGGCCGCGTCGGCGGCGCAGCCGCGATCATCGCCACGCTGCTCATCATGGTGATCATCACCGCGATCCTCGCGCTCGTCGTCGTCAACGCGCTCGGCGAGAGCCCCTGGGGCGTCTTCTCGGTCGCGATGACCATCCCGATCGCGCTGTTCATGGGCGCGTACCTGCGCTGGATCCGCCCCGGCAAGGTGCTCGAGATCTCCATCATCGGCTTCGTGCTCCTCATGGCGGCGATCGTCGGCGGCGGCATGGTCGCCGAGACCGCCTGGGGGCAGGAGCTCTTCACGCTCGACCGCGTCACGATCGCCTGGGGCATCGTCATCTACGGCTTCATCGCCGCGGTGCTGCCCGTCTGGATCCTGCTGACGCCGCGCGACTACCTGTCGACCTTCATGAAGATCGGCGTCATCGTCGCCCTGGCGCTCGCGATCATCGTCGTGCGCCCCGAGATCTCGGTGCCCGCGTTCACCGAGTTCGCCTCGGGCGACTCCGGCCCCGTCTGGCCCGGCTCGCTGTTCCCGTTCCTGTTCGTCACGATCGCGTGCGGCGCGCTCTCGGGCTTCCACGCGCTCATCTCCTCCGGCACGACGCCGAAGATGGTGGAGAAGGAGAAGCAGGTGCGCCTGCTCGGCTACGGCGGCATGCTCATGGAGTCGTTCGTCGCGGTCATGGCGCTCGTCGCCGCGATCTCGATCGACCAGGGCATCTACTACGCGATGAACTCGTCGGCCGCGAACACGCAGGGCACGATCGAGGGCGCTGCCGCGTTCGTGCAGTCGCTCGGCCTCACCGGCGTGAGCGTCACCCCCGAGCAGCTCGCGCAGACCGCCGCCGCGGTCGGCGAGGAGTCGGTCGTCAGCCGCACCGGCGGCGCACCGACGCTCGCCCTCGGCCTCGCGCAGATCATGCAGCAGTGGATCGGCGGTCCCGGCATGATGGCGTTCTGGTACCACTTCGCGATCATGTTCGAGGCGCTGTTCATCCTCACCGCGGTCGACGCCGGCACCCGTGTCGCGCGCTTCATGCTGCAGGACTCGCTCGGCAACGTCTTCCCGAAGTTCAAGGACACGTCCTGGACGCTCGGTGCCTGGATCTGCACGGCGATCATGGTCGCCGCGTGGGGCGCGGTGCTCATCATGGGCGTCACCGACCCGCTCGGCGGCATCAACACCCTGTTCCCGCTGTTCGGCATCGCCAACCAGCTGCTCGCGGCGATCGCGCTCGCGATCGTCCTGGCGATCGTGGCAAAGCGCCGCACGTTCAAGCAGCTGTGGGTCGTCGCGCTGCCGCTCGCGTTCATCTCGGTCGTGACGGTCACCGCATCCGCCTTCAAGGTGTTCTCGCCGGTGCCGGCCGTCGGCTACTGGGCGAACCACTTCCGCTTCCGCGACGCGCTCGCAGCGGGCGAGACGTCGGTCGGCACGACCGAGGGCGTCGCGGCGCTCGAGGCTGTGGTGCGCAACACCTTCATCCAGGGCTCGCTGTCGGTCATCTTCGTGGTGCTCACGCTCATCGTGATCGGCTTCTCGGTCGCGAACGTCATCAAGGCGTTCCGCATCGACCACGTCGTCGACCAGGAGGACGAGCGCCACGAGTCGGCGATGTTCGCCCCGGCCGGCTTCATCCCGACGCCCGAGGAGCGCGAGCTCCAGAAGCAGTGGGATGCGGTCCCCGACGAGCACAAGCACGTCTCGACCGGGCACTGA
- a CDS encoding YbdD/YjiX family protein, producing MTESTNQLPGPETGPGAGVAAAARKGRRSQLHRAWDGVVWWAKGVTGESKYQAYVDHERRAHPDREPMSEREFWRDEYRRQDANPEGRCC from the coding sequence ATGACCGAATCCACGAACCAGCTCCCGGGGCCCGAGACGGGCCCCGGCGCTGGGGTCGCGGCGGCGGCCCGAAAGGGCCGCCGCTCCCAGCTCCACCGCGCCTGGGACGGCGTCGTGTGGTGGGCCAAGGGCGTCACGGGCGAGTCGAAGTACCAGGCGTACGTCGACCACGAGCGGCGCGCGCACCCGGATCGCGAACCGATGTCGGAGCGCGAGTTCTGGCGCGACGAGTACCGCCGCCAGGACGCGAACCCCGAGGGTCGCTGCTGCTGA
- a CDS encoding tetratricopeptide repeat protein, with protein sequence MTADWDARVDAVYDDESLGDDARVARIDALAESAPHPAIGLFERAGALDSAGREAEAEPLYRAAVAAGLADADPVREAYRRIQHASTLRNLGRVDEAIAMLESAGASPEVGAAREAFLALALHSAGRHDEALRVALEALAPTLPLYRRAVLAYAAELTHPTA encoded by the coding sequence GTGACCGCGGACTGGGACGCTCGGGTCGACGCCGTCTACGACGACGAGTCGCTCGGCGACGACGCGCGCGTCGCGCGCATCGACGCGCTGGCCGAGAGCGCCCCGCATCCCGCGATCGGGCTCTTCGAGCGGGCGGGTGCGCTCGACTCCGCGGGCCGCGAGGCCGAGGCGGAGCCGCTGTACCGCGCGGCCGTCGCGGCGGGCCTCGCCGACGCCGACCCGGTGCGCGAGGCGTACCGACGGATCCAGCACGCGTCGACGCTCCGCAACCTCGGCCGGGTCGACGAGGCGATCGCCATGCTCGAGTCGGCCGGCGCGAGCCCCGAGGTCGGCGCCGCGCGCGAGGCCTTCCTCGCGCTCGCGCTGCACAGCGCCGGCCGCCACGACGAGGCGCTGCGGGTCGCGCTCGAGGCGCTCGCACCGACGCTCCCGCTGTATCGCCGCGCAGTGCTCGCCTACGCGGCCGAGCTGACGCATCCGACCGCCTGA
- a CDS encoding prolyl oligopeptidase family serine peptidase, translating to MRYPEVRRDGTVETIHGEAIADPYRWLEDGESDQTRAFIEAQNAFAEPILAQLPARAAFRERLTALLTAPTRGCPWVRGGRVFAWHRDGQNQPVLVVADSVDELEGARVLLDPNALSADGTVAVTMASVSPDGALLAYGAADGGSDWRTIRVRDVATGEDLDDELRWTKWNSAVWLPGDRAFTYWAYDAPTGDALTDEMGAGFLMRHDVGTGPADDAVLFHLPDEPRRFARHWPRDDEWFVLSTDTGSSSGNDLAVRRHDEPADALRQLVTGHEQEWNAVGIRDGRLYAVTDDGAPRYRLAAFDLATGEESTVVAEHPEDVLLDAALTASGLVLEYSHDASHRMQLADSDGALGDAVPLGADVSITGSEASARSDVVLAETQSFVDRGTRHVVEVDGGRLVAHRTLPTPGPEAPAAATERIRVVSSDGATVLAFVVRPDVVDRMPLDDDPRPTLIWGYGGFNIPMNPGFRAVLAAWVAAGGVLVVPNLRGGGEFGSAWHKGGTKERKQQVFDDLYAVAERLIDAGITTPAQLALHGRSNGGLLAGAALTQRPELWAAVLPGVGVLDMLRFHRFTIGWAWASDYGDPDEAESFAYLRAYSPLHNVRDGVAYPPTLITTGDHDDRVVPAHSFKFAAALQRAQVASGSDAPVLLSIDTRAGHGMGKPVDAAALEFADQLAFAAHHTGLEVNALEPDALAVDALAVSGAEPAATEAGR from the coding sequence ATGCGCTACCCCGAGGTGAGACGAGACGGTACGGTCGAGACCATCCACGGGGAGGCGATCGCCGATCCCTACCGCTGGCTCGAGGACGGCGAGAGCGACCAGACGCGAGCCTTCATCGAGGCGCAGAACGCCTTCGCCGAGCCGATCCTCGCGCAGCTGCCCGCCCGCGCCGCCTTCCGCGAGCGGCTCACCGCGCTCCTGACTGCGCCGACCCGCGGCTGCCCCTGGGTGCGCGGCGGCCGCGTCTTCGCGTGGCACCGCGACGGCCAGAACCAGCCCGTGCTCGTCGTCGCCGACAGCGTCGACGAGCTCGAGGGCGCGCGCGTGCTGCTCGACCCCAACGCCCTCTCGGCCGACGGCACGGTCGCGGTCACGATGGCATCGGTCTCCCCCGACGGCGCGCTGCTCGCCTACGGCGCGGCCGACGGCGGCTCCGACTGGCGCACGATCCGCGTCCGCGACGTCGCGACCGGCGAGGACCTCGACGACGAGCTGCGGTGGACGAAGTGGAACTCGGCCGTGTGGCTGCCGGGCGACCGGGCGTTCACCTACTGGGCCTACGACGCGCCGACCGGCGACGCGCTCACCGACGAGATGGGCGCGGGCTTCCTGATGCGCCACGACGTCGGCACCGGCCCCGCCGACGACGCGGTGCTCTTCCACCTGCCCGACGAGCCTCGCCGCTTCGCCCGCCACTGGCCGCGCGACGACGAGTGGTTCGTGCTCTCGACCGACACCGGCTCGTCGAGCGGCAACGACCTCGCGGTGCGCCGGCACGACGAGCCGGCGGATGCGCTGCGGCAGCTCGTCACGGGGCACGAGCAGGAGTGGAACGCCGTGGGCATCCGCGACGGGCGCCTGTACGCCGTGACCGACGACGGGGCGCCCCGCTACCGGCTCGCGGCCTTCGACCTCGCGACGGGCGAGGAGTCGACGGTCGTGGCGGAGCACCCGGAGGACGTGCTGCTGGATGCCGCCCTCACCGCCTCCGGCCTCGTGCTCGAGTACTCGCACGACGCGAGCCACCGCATGCAGCTCGCGGACTCCGACGGCGCGCTCGGCGATGCGGTGCCGCTGGGGGCCGACGTCTCCATCACCGGCTCGGAGGCGAGCGCGCGCAGCGACGTCGTGCTCGCCGAGACGCAGAGCTTCGTCGACCGCGGCACGCGCCACGTCGTCGAGGTCGACGGCGGTCGGCTCGTGGCGCACCGCACGCTGCCGACGCCCGGGCCGGAGGCGCCCGCGGCGGCGACCGAGCGCATCCGCGTCGTCTCGAGCGACGGCGCGACGGTGCTCGCCTTCGTCGTGCGACCCGACGTCGTCGACCGGATGCCGCTCGACGACGACCCGCGCCCGACGCTCATCTGGGGCTACGGCGGCTTCAACATCCCGATGAACCCGGGCTTCCGGGCGGTGCTCGCCGCGTGGGTCGCCGCCGGCGGCGTCCTCGTCGTACCCAACCTGCGCGGCGGCGGCGAGTTCGGCTCGGCGTGGCACAAGGGCGGCACGAAGGAGCGCAAGCAGCAGGTCTTCGACGACCTCTACGCCGTCGCCGAGCGGCTCATCGACGCCGGGATCACGACGCCGGCGCAGCTCGCGCTGCACGGCCGCTCGAACGGCGGCCTGCTCGCCGGCGCGGCGCTCACGCAGCGACCGGAGCTGTGGGCGGCCGTGCTGCCGGGCGTCGGCGTGCTCGACATGCTGCGCTTCCACCGCTTCACGATCGGCTGGGCGTGGGCGAGCGACTACGGGGACCCCGACGAGGCGGAGTCCTTCGCCTACCTCCGCGCGTACTCGCCGCTGCACAACGTGCGCGACGGCGTCGCCTACCCGCCGACCCTCATCACGACCGGTGACCACGACGACCGCGTCGTGCCCGCGCACTCCTTCAAGTTCGCCGCTGCGCTGCAGCGGGCGCAGGTGGCGTCCGGGTCGGATGCGCCGGTGCTGCTCTCGATCGACACGCGCGCCGGGCACGGGATGGGCAAGCCCGTCGACGCCGCGGCGCTCGAGTTCGCCGATCAGCTCGCGTTCGCGGCGCACCACACGGGACTCGAGGTCAACGCGCTCGAGCCCGACGCGCTCGCGGTCGACGCGCTCGCGGTCTCGGGCGCCGAGCCCGCGGCGACGGAGGCGGGCAGGTGA
- a CDS encoding class II fumarate hydratase, giving the protein MNDVDYRIEHDTMGEVRVPKDALYAAQTQRAVENFPISGSGLEPAQIVALARIKRAAALANKELGILEASIADAIVAAADEVIGGAHHDQFPVDTYQTGSGTSSNMNMNEVLATLATKHLTAGGGEGSVHPNDHVNASQSSNDVFPTSVHIAVTGALIEQAIPALEHLAEALEEKAQLWAEAVKPGRTHLMDATPVTLGQEFGGYAAQIRYGIERIQAALPRVAEVPQGGTAVGTGINTPLGFPEKVIAEIAASSGLPITEARNHFEAQANRDGLVEASGALRTIAVSLTKITNDLRWMGSGPNTGLGELRIPDLQPGSSIMPGKVNPVVPEAVLMVCARIIGNDATVAWGGASGSFELNVQIPVMGTALLESIRLLSNASRVLADKTIAGLEADLERAAALAGMSPSIVTPLNRLIGYEAAAKIAKHSVAQGITVREAVIDLGYVERGELSEADLDKALDLLSMTHPGVAK; this is encoded by the coding sequence GTGAACGACGTCGACTACCGGATCGAGCACGACACGATGGGCGAGGTGCGCGTGCCCAAGGACGCGCTCTACGCCGCGCAGACGCAGCGCGCCGTCGAGAACTTCCCGATCTCGGGCAGCGGGCTCGAGCCGGCCCAGATCGTCGCGCTCGCGCGCATCAAGCGCGCCGCCGCGCTCGCCAACAAGGAGCTCGGCATCCTCGAGGCCTCGATCGCCGACGCGATCGTCGCCGCAGCCGACGAGGTCATCGGCGGCGCGCACCACGACCAGTTCCCGGTCGACACCTACCAGACGGGCTCCGGCACGTCGTCGAACATGAACATGAACGAGGTGCTCGCGACGCTCGCGACGAAGCACCTCACCGCGGGCGGCGGCGAGGGCTCGGTGCACCCCAACGACCACGTGAACGCCTCGCAGTCGTCGAACGACGTCTTCCCGACCTCGGTGCACATCGCCGTCACCGGCGCGCTCATCGAGCAGGCCATCCCCGCGCTCGAGCACCTCGCCGAGGCGCTCGAGGAGAAGGCGCAGCTGTGGGCCGAGGCCGTCAAGCCCGGCCGCACGCACCTCATGGACGCGACGCCCGTGACCCTCGGCCAGGAGTTCGGCGGCTACGCGGCGCAGATCCGCTACGGCATCGAGCGCATCCAGGCGGCCCTCCCCCGCGTCGCCGAGGTGCCCCAGGGCGGCACGGCGGTCGGCACGGGCATCAACACGCCGCTCGGCTTCCCCGAGAAGGTCATCGCCGAGATCGCCGCCTCGAGCGGCCTGCCGATCACCGAGGCCCGCAACCACTTCGAGGCGCAGGCCAACCGCGACGGCCTCGTCGAGGCATCCGGCGCCCTGCGCACGATCGCGGTCTCGCTCACGAAGATCACGAACGACCTGCGCTGGATGGGCTCGGGCCCCAACACTGGCCTCGGCGAGCTGCGCATCCCCGACCTGCAGCCGGGCTCGTCGATCATGCCGGGCAAGGTCAACCCCGTCGTGCCCGAGGCCGTGCTCATGGTGTGCGCGCGCATCATCGGCAACGACGCGACGGTCGCGTGGGGCGGCGCGTCGGGCTCGTTCGAGCTCAACGTGCAGATCCCGGTGATGGGCACCGCGCTGCTCGAGTCGATCCGCCTGCTCTCGAACGCGTCGCGCGTGCTCGCCGACAAGACGATCGCCGGGCTCGAGGCCGACCTCGAGCGCGCCGCGGCGCTCGCCGGCATGAGCCCGTCGATCGTGACGCCGCTCAACCGCCTCATCGGCTACGAGGCGGCCGCGAAGATCGCGAAGCACTCGGTCGCCCAGGGCATCACCGTGCGCGAGGCCGTCATCGACCTCGGCTACGTCGAGCGCGGCGAGCTGTCGGAGGCCGACCTCGACAAGGCGCTCGACCTGCTGTCGATGACCCACCCGGGCGTCGCCAAGTAG
- a CDS encoding DUF4245 family protein, producing the protein MSRRQPRVVAELGRPETPQEAADRKAAATRRHRENRTFVNLLAAVAVCLGLVLVMVLVVPRPELPEREPVDVAAAAADAEPTIGEPLIVPELGEGWASNAAEIRTGADRVTTWYAGYVTPAEQFVFFRQAFDANPTWLVTAIEAATPTGERTIDGITWVEHDQRSIEDPGNLAYVLTTEHEGSTVIVGGTADDAELQTFAQAVSAQLAAGE; encoded by the coding sequence ATGAGCCGCCGCCAGCCTCGCGTCGTCGCCGAGCTCGGCCGGCCCGAGACGCCGCAGGAGGCCGCCGACCGCAAGGCCGCCGCTACGCGCCGCCACCGCGAGAACCGCACGTTCGTCAACCTGCTCGCGGCGGTCGCCGTGTGCCTCGGGCTCGTGCTCGTCATGGTGCTCGTCGTGCCGCGGCCCGAGCTGCCCGAGCGGGAGCCCGTCGACGTCGCCGCGGCCGCCGCCGACGCCGAGCCGACGATCGGCGAGCCGCTCATCGTGCCCGAGCTCGGCGAGGGATGGGCGTCGAACGCCGCCGAGATCCGCACGGGCGCCGACCGCGTCACCACGTGGTACGCCGGCTACGTCACGCCCGCCGAGCAGTTCGTGTTCTTCCGCCAGGCGTTCGACGCGAACCCGACGTGGCTCGTGACGGCGATCGAGGCCGCGACCCCGACGGGCGAGCGCACGATCGACGGCATCACGTGGGTCGAGCACGACCAGCGGAGCATCGAGGATCCCGGCAACCTGGCCTACGTGCTCACGACCGAGCACGAGGGATCCACCGTCATCGTCGGCGGCACGGCGGACGACGCCGAGCTGCAGACCTTCGCCCAGGCCGTGAGCGCACAGCTCGCCGCCGGCGAATAG
- a CDS encoding exodeoxyribonuclease VII small subunit: protein MPDRGAPAAPVPVAELGYEQARDELVRVVTALESGGATLEESLALWERGNALADRCEEWLQGAKARLDAARSSASAGGDEA from the coding sequence ATGCCCGACCGCGGCGCGCCTGCGGCGCCGGTGCCCGTCGCCGAGCTCGGCTACGAGCAGGCGCGCGACGAGCTCGTCCGCGTCGTCACGGCGCTCGAGTCGGGCGGCGCGACGCTCGAGGAGTCGCTCGCGCTCTGGGAGCGCGGCAACGCGCTCGCCGACCGGTGCGAGGAGTGGCTGCAGGGCGCGAAGGCGCGGCTCGACGCCGCGCGGTCGTCCGCATCCGCTGGCGGCGACGAGGCATGA
- the argE gene encoding acetylornithine deacetylase — MPAEPSASALAEISALIAHDTTSRGSNLALVEHVEQRLAAVGIASSRLPDPSGEKANLLATIPAADGRVTGGIVLSAHTDVVPVDGQAWASEPFSADVRDGRLYGRGAADMKAFLGVVVDRLPAMAGARLAEPIHVALSYDEEVGCIGAVDLAAEIVRRGLAPVGCVVGEPTGMRAIRAHKSMNVHRIDVRGVAAHSSLTPEGVNAVRYAARLVDAIEAIADEQREQGPFDDGYVVPYTTVSTNRIDGGIAINTVPADCTITFEFRGLPALDHGALLGRVREACAAVEREMRARHDDARVTLSHVASAPGVDTPADAAVVGLAAAWGAIPSDDKVTYGTEAGLFAGAGIPTIVCGPGDIAQAHAPDEFIELDQIAACEAFVDRLIDGLSTGQETP; from the coding sequence GTGCCTGCCGAGCCCAGCGCATCCGCTCTGGCCGAGATCAGCGCGCTCATCGCGCACGACACCACGAGCCGGGGCAGCAATCTCGCGCTCGTCGAGCACGTGGAGCAGCGGCTCGCGGCGGTCGGCATCGCGTCGAGCCGCCTGCCCGACCCGTCGGGCGAGAAGGCCAACCTGCTCGCCACCATCCCGGCCGCCGACGGACGGGTGACCGGCGGCATCGTGCTCTCGGCGCACACCGACGTCGTGCCGGTCGATGGCCAGGCGTGGGCGAGCGAGCCGTTCTCCGCCGACGTGCGCGACGGCCGCCTCTACGGACGCGGCGCCGCCGACATGAAGGCGTTCCTCGGCGTCGTCGTCGACCGCCTGCCGGCGATGGCCGGCGCACGACTCGCCGAGCCCATCCACGTGGCCCTCTCCTACGACGAGGAGGTCGGCTGCATCGGCGCCGTCGATCTCGCGGCCGAGATCGTCCGCCGCGGCCTCGCGCCGGTCGGCTGCGTCGTCGGCGAGCCCACCGGCATGCGGGCGATCCGCGCCCACAAGTCGATGAACGTGCACCGCATCGACGTGCGCGGCGTCGCAGCGCACTCCTCCCTCACGCCCGAGGGGGTCAACGCCGTGCGCTACGCGGCGCGGCTCGTCGACGCCATCGAGGCGATCGCCGACGAGCAGCGCGAGCAGGGGCCCTTCGACGACGGCTACGTCGTCCCCTACACGACCGTCAGCACCAATCGCATCGACGGCGGCATCGCGATCAACACGGTGCCCGCGGACTGCACGATCACCTTCGAGTTCCGCGGCCTGCCGGCCCTCGACCACGGGGCGCTGCTGGGCCGCGTGCGCGAGGCGTGCGCGGCGGTCGAGCGCGAGATGCGCGCCCGCCACGACGACGCCCGCGTCACGCTCTCGCACGTCGCCTCGGCGCCCGGCGTCGACACCCCCGCCGACGCGGCCGTCGTCGGCCTCGCCGCCGCCTGGGGAGCGATCCCCAGCGACGACAAGGTCACCTACGGCACCGAGGCCGGCCTGTTCGCCGGCGCCGGCATCCCGACCATCGTGTGCGGCCCGGGCGACATCGCCCAGGCGCACGCTCCCGACGAGTTCATCGAGCTCGACCAGATCGCCGCGTGCGAGGCGTTCGTCGATCGCCTGATCGACGGCCTCAGCACCGGGCAGGAGACCCCATGA
- a CDS encoding MFS transporter: MTTTASQATPERLAAARKAVISSSIGAALEWFDIIVYASFAVVITQNFFPDAGEYGLLYTFATFATTYLIRPLGGMILGSYADRFSRKNALTLTLLLMMVGTLLMALAPTYDMVGVWGGVIILLSRLIQGFSAGGEFGTATTFLIETAPHKKMFYASWQVAAQGVSMFLASAFGFALYSLLSEEDLYAWGWRVPFFVGILIGPVGLYIRMRLAEPEELSDATRERSPLVAVFRDHWGRLLAGSAVIGVATISVYMILYMPTFAITYLEIPPMAAYLGGVVSGIITLVGAPFVGHLADRVGAARVMTWAAVAALVLAFPLFQLMVSLRSVAVLIVVIALLGIIMACYFAPLPGLLSNLFPAKVRGTGLSVTYNVGVTVLGGIAPLVLTWLLDVTDSLQTPSIYYMAIAVLSLVGLYFVRKRYRLR, translated from the coding sequence ATGACCACCACCGCATCCCAGGCCACGCCCGAGCGGCTCGCAGCCGCCCGGAAGGCGGTCATCTCGTCGTCGATCGGCGCCGCGCTCGAGTGGTTCGACATCATCGTCTACGCCTCGTTCGCGGTCGTGATCACGCAGAACTTCTTCCCCGACGCCGGGGAGTACGGGTTGCTGTACACGTTCGCGACCTTCGCGACGACCTACCTCATCCGGCCTCTCGGCGGCATGATCCTCGGCAGCTACGCCGATCGCTTCAGCCGCAAGAACGCGCTGACGCTCACGCTGCTGCTCATGATGGTCGGCACGCTGCTCATGGCGCTCGCGCCGACCTACGACATGGTCGGCGTCTGGGGCGGCGTGATCATCCTGCTGTCGCGCCTGATCCAGGGCTTCTCGGCCGGCGGCGAGTTCGGCACGGCGACGACCTTCCTCATCGAGACGGCGCCGCACAAGAAGATGTTCTACGCCTCGTGGCAGGTCGCGGCGCAGGGCGTCTCGATGTTCCTCGCCTCGGCATTCGGCTTCGCGCTGTACTCGCTGCTGAGCGAGGAGGACCTCTACGCGTGGGGCTGGCGCGTGCCGTTCTTCGTCGGCATCCTCATCGGTCCGGTCGGCCTCTACATCCGCATGCGCCTGGCGGAGCCGGAGGAGCTGAGCGACGCGACGCGCGAGCGCTCGCCGCTCGTGGCCGTCTTCCGCGACCACTGGGGCCGGCTGCTCGCCGGCTCCGCCGTGATCGGCGTCGCGACGATCTCGGTCTACATGATCCTGTACATGCCGACCTTCGCCATCACGTACCTCGAGATCCCGCCGATGGCGGCCTACCTCGGCGGCGTGGTCTCCGGCATCATCACCCTCGTCGGCGCACCGTTCGTCGGGCACCTCGCCGACCGGGTGGGCGCGGCCCGCGTGATGACCTGGGCGGCGGTGGCGGCGCTCGTGCTGGCCTTCCCGCTCTTCCAGCTCATGGTGTCGCTGCGCAGCGTCGCCGTGCTCATCGTGGTCATCGCGCTGCTCGGCATCATCATGGCCTGCTACTTCGCGCCGCTGCCGGGCCTGCTGTCGAACCTGTTCCCCGCCAAGGTGCGCGGCACGGGCCTCTCGGTGACGTACAACGTCGGCGTGACGGTGCTCGGTGGCATCGCGCCGCTCGTGCTCACGTGGCTGCTCGACGTCACCGACTCGCTGCAGACGCCGAGCATCTACTACATGGCGATCGCGGTGCTCTCGCTCGTCGGCCTGTACTTCGTGCGCAAGCGCTACCGCCTGCGCTGA